A window of the Pseudomonas fluorescens genome harbors these coding sequences:
- the mmsB gene encoding 3-hydroxyisobutyrate dehydrogenase, with protein sequence MKIAFIGLGNMGAPMARNLIKAGHSLNLVDLNKTVLAELEQLGGTIRASAREAAEDAELVITMLPAAVHVRSVWLGEDGVLAGIGKGVPAVDCSTIDPQTARDVAAAAAKQGVAMADAPVSGGTGGATAGTLTFMVGATPELFATLQPVLAQMGRNIVHCGEVGTGQIAKICNNLLLAISMVGVSEAMALGDALGIDTGVLAGIINSSTGRCWSSEMYNPWPGIVETAPASRGYTGGFGAELMLKDLGLATEAARQAHQPVVLGAVTQQLYQSMSQRGEGGKDFSAIINSYRKPQ encoded by the coding sequence ATGAAAATCGCATTTATCGGTCTGGGCAACATGGGCGCGCCGATGGCGCGCAACCTGATCAAGGCCGGGCACTCGCTGAATCTGGTAGACCTGAACAAAACCGTGCTGGCGGAACTCGAGCAACTGGGCGGCACCATTCGCGCTTCGGCTCGCGAAGCCGCTGAAGATGCAGAACTGGTGATCACCATGCTGCCCGCCGCCGTGCATGTACGCAGCGTCTGGCTCGGTGAAGATGGCGTGCTGGCCGGGATCGGCAAAGGCGTGCCGGCGGTGGATTGCAGCACCATCGATCCGCAGACTGCGCGCGATGTGGCGGCAGCGGCTGCCAAACAAGGCGTGGCCATGGCCGATGCACCAGTGTCCGGCGGCACCGGCGGCGCCACGGCCGGGACGCTGACCTTCATGGTCGGCGCCACTCCTGAGCTGTTCGCCACCCTGCAACCGGTGCTGGCGCAGATGGGCCGCAACATTGTGCATTGCGGTGAAGTCGGCACCGGACAGATCGCCAAGATCTGCAACAACCTGCTGCTCGCCATTTCGATGGTCGGCGTCAGCGAGGCGATGGCCCTCGGCGATGCGTTAGGGATCGATACCGGTGTGCTCGCCGGGATCATCAACAGCTCGACCGGTCGTTGCTGGAGTTCGGAAATGTACAACCCGTGGCCTGGCATCGTCGAAACGGCCCCGGCCTCGCGTGGTTACACCGGTGGCTTCGGCGCCGAGCTGATGCTCAAGGATCTGGGGCTGGCCACCGAAGCGGCGCGTCAGGCCCATCAGCCGGTGGTGCTCGGCGCGGTGACGCAGCAGTTGTATCAGTCGATGAGTCAGCGCGGGGAAGGGGGCAAGGACTTCTCGGCGATCATCAACAGCTATCGCAAGCCGCAGTAA
- a CDS encoding cupin domain-containing protein, which produces MPAPITVLRDTHPLPVLDACKWEKLEGDPHTVNLNAYTSEDGSKIMGTWICTPGKWRVDYVKWEYCHFQEGYCVITPDGMEPIHLRAGDIFVVEPGMKGTWEVVETVRKYFVFA; this is translated from the coding sequence ATGCCCGCACCTATCACCGTTTTGCGCGACACCCATCCCCTGCCCGTACTCGATGCCTGCAAATGGGAAAAGCTCGAGGGCGACCCCCACACCGTCAACCTCAACGCCTACACCAGCGAAGACGGCAGCAAGATCATGGGCACCTGGATCTGCACGCCAGGCAAGTGGCGGGTGGACTACGTAAAGTGGGAGTACTGCCATTTCCAGGAAGGCTACTGCGTGATTACTCCGGACGGCATGGAGCCGATCCACCTGCGCGCCGGCGATATCTTCGTGGTCGAGCCAGGCATGAAAGGCACTTGGGAAGTGGTCGAGACCGTGCGCAAATATTTCGTGTTCGCCTGA
- a CDS encoding acyltransferase — translation MDDINVIEVSTIVDSASELGRNVWVRAGSRLTNVQISDDCFIGFRCDLQHASIGKSSMFATGAQCLGTAQAPVRIAENVWLGAKATVAAGVSIGAGAVVAAGALVTADVPPDAIVVGRPARVIAQRTVVEDGRPSPEPVLAKVRERARQGLPSMLDRSTQSVARLKSLNPDTLTWDINDDVLIDAELRGGASVEIARDCILIGRSNRQGGMSQLGGIELGTGARLAAGVVIEAAGGVSVGPFSELSEGVTIVASTHDHSFRSLPWEEAPVRIGSRCVIGEGAILVGPLNIGDGAVIKPYSVVIRDVLENTVVHGVVQLMEIQE, via the coding sequence GTGGACGACATAAACGTAATTGAAGTTTCGACGATTGTTGATAGTGCGAGTGAACTTGGCCGTAACGTCTGGGTGCGTGCCGGCAGCCGCCTGACAAATGTGCAGATAAGCGATGACTGCTTTATCGGCTTCAGGTGCGATTTGCAGCATGCGTCCATCGGCAAGTCCAGCATGTTCGCCACTGGCGCCCAGTGCCTGGGGACGGCGCAGGCGCCGGTCCGGATTGCCGAAAACGTCTGGCTGGGCGCCAAGGCCACCGTGGCTGCCGGTGTCTCCATCGGTGCCGGGGCCGTGGTGGCGGCTGGCGCGTTGGTGACAGCGGATGTGCCGCCGGACGCAATCGTCGTCGGCCGCCCGGCGCGGGTCATTGCCCAGCGCACCGTGGTCGAGGACGGCCGGCCGAGCCCGGAGCCGGTGCTGGCCAAAGTCCGGGAGCGGGCACGCCAGGGCTTGCCGTCGATGCTCGATCGGTCCACGCAGTCAGTCGCGCGGCTCAAGTCGCTGAACCCCGACACCCTGACCTGGGACATCAACGATGACGTCTTGATCGATGCCGAATTGCGCGGCGGGGCGTCGGTGGAAATCGCCCGGGACTGCATTCTGATCGGGCGCAGCAACCGTCAGGGCGGCATGTCGCAACTGGGCGGCATCGAATTGGGCACCGGCGCGCGACTGGCGGCCGGTGTGGTTATCGAGGCGGCCGGCGGCGTATCTGTCGGTCCCTTCAGCGAGTTGTCCGAGGGAGTCACGATCGTTGCCTCCACCCATGATCATTCTTTCCGCTCACTGCCTTGGGAGGAGGCACCGGTGCGCATTGGAAGTCGTTGCGTTATTGGCGAGGGCGCCATCTTGGTAGGTCCACTGAATATTGGTGATGGTGCCGTTATCAAACCGTATTCGGTGGTTATAAGGGATGTATTGGAAAACACTGTGGTTCATGGCGTTGTTCAACTAATGGAGATTCAAGAATGA